Proteins co-encoded in one Halococcoides cellulosivorans genomic window:
- a CDS encoding GLUG motif-containing protein, whose product MNTSYATGSVTGTSMVGGLLGSVYGGTQTRSYATGTVSGDSDVGGLIGYFDSGTTSNAYWDVNTTSQSSSAGGTGLTTAEMTGTGADANLAGFDFTTTWDTNAVDTANGYVLPYPTLTANTQDPAPSQTLYAGGAGTGSDPYDIANWTHLDNVRQNLDANYTVVADLDETTYGYDSVANGSANGGQGFAPIGNATTGFKGTFDGNGFTIENLTINRSSQSDVGLIGYADTGGTITNTSLVAVDVTGSGDVGSLVGHASSATVTASNATGAVTGTGSQYTGGLVGYAQYSTVNRSYTAVNVTGQNNVGGLVGTTADEYTVIEQSYATGTVSGDTWVGGLVGVNRGPTNESYAIGTVTGSSDVGGIAGLNYGTMNETYWDVRATGQTTSAGNATGLSSRAMTGPRASTTMAGLNFTATWQTAPDSATNGYVVSYPTLQTNTQSPAPSTTLYAAGDGTESDPYDIANWHHLNNTRENLAGNFTLVANLTETTDGYDSVANTSANGGAGFAPIGYYIDSVDNDPFAGSFEGTGYAISNLTIDRPTESQVGLFGATGTSATITNVTLDAVNVTGDQQVGGLLGDNDGTIDDSDVRGTVTGVFKVGVLAGENAGTVRDSYATGDVSSSNRIVGGLVGYNTGPVTTSYATANVTGTYADDAGGLVGQNDGPVNESYAVGNVSTGGSNVGGLVGSNYATVTDAYWDVNTTGQTTSAGGTGLTTRQLTANTSLAGFEFTNTWSVVNTSAQVSYPYLLNNTQSPAPGLQQAPLYAGGSGTAGDPYEIATWGHLNNTRENLDANYTVVADLNESTTGYDSVANGSANGGAGFAPIGDSSTPFTGTFDGDGYIIANLTIDRSSENFVGLFGNVSSRGAIENTTLDSVSITGGQETGGLAGRLYGTVNRSSVDGTVDGTDWVGVVVGTNYGTVTDTYTTGSATVSTQDVGGLVGWNDGTIEDSYANSTVTGPASYSDSGTGGLVGQNKGTVARSYATGGVSTGAGDVGGLVGVSSGTTTDSYWDVNTTGQDSSAGGTALTTADLTGYSAPHTTALDFATTWAVVTDGGTASYPYLQANSQAPRPGLRTLYAGGSGADATPYEITDWSELDAVRENPGANYTVLADLDETTAGYDSLANGSANGGQGFDPIGTDTDRFLGTFDGQGHTIANLTIDRSSEDYVGLFGAVGKSGEGTVVDLHLAAVNVTGDRYVGGLAGGHGRAVLTIETVSVSGTVDGTRWVGGLVGANHGLIDTATATATVDGTRYIGGLVGSNGGTVTASAANGSVEGSTEVGGLLGANGGTVNESHATGPVTATTSVGGLVGSNTGTVNTSYATGTVSTPSGSSNPIDIGGLVGTSPGGHVERSNASGLLEAPNATRVGGLVGSTVAEGGPKTVLLSNATGDVSGGDTVGGLIGTNEGDQVTESYATGAVTASNDTAGGLVGMNTDYDGASLYNATVSDTYATGAVSAGGTDVGGLVGNNTVTDGGESVIDDSYAVGAVSGSASVGGLVGTNDGTVANAYWDTQTTEQDSSAGGTGLSTADLKGSAASENTNLDFTTTWAVISGDQISYPYLSNNTQSPAPGLGAPPTEESDDTGSSRTGPIVIEDPGDQTDRGDRRVVRSRVERSAPDAASVTVPDGSAGATVSVDGSNETGEVEPLARAGNVSVDALELDVETDRDLWLNVTTYENDRRPIRANGSSPDSASAVSDAARAFESETGTVSAGYVEVAHNLNEGDVSEVRFSFTLSKSRLDALGVDRENVTLYRQGPDGWADLPTEFVETSGDEHRFAATTPGFSVFAIGTGASQFEVRDAALAESTIEAGETADVTATVENRGGFEASTTIRVTADGEEVTSESMTLDGGESTSVALSFDRPEGEYDVAVANQSLGTLVVEGVATADPDDDPTPGGEGQGGRPLLPIIALVVLVAVAVAVVYRQTDIGE is encoded by the coding sequence GTGAATACGTCGTACGCGACTGGGAGCGTGACTGGCACCTCGATGGTGGGTGGCTTGCTGGGCTCCGTCTACGGCGGCACGCAAACCAGATCCTACGCGACTGGCACTGTCTCAGGTGACTCTGACGTGGGCGGCCTCATCGGGTATTTCGACAGCGGAACGACGTCGAACGCCTACTGGGACGTGAACACGACCAGCCAGTCGTCGTCGGCCGGCGGAACTGGCCTCACGACCGCCGAAATGACCGGGACCGGTGCCGATGCGAACCTGGCTGGATTCGACTTCACGACCACGTGGGACACGAATGCGGTGGACACAGCCAACGGGTACGTGCTCCCGTATCCCACACTGACGGCCAACACGCAGGATCCGGCACCGAGCCAGACCCTGTACGCAGGCGGTGCAGGCACTGGCAGTGACCCCTACGACATCGCGAACTGGACCCATCTCGACAACGTGCGCCAGAACCTCGACGCGAACTACACCGTCGTCGCCGACCTCGACGAGACCACGTATGGCTACGATTCGGTGGCGAACGGATCCGCCAACGGCGGGCAGGGCTTCGCCCCGATCGGGAACGCCACCACGGGATTCAAGGGAACGTTCGACGGCAACGGCTTCACCATCGAAAATCTGACAATCAATCGATCGAGCCAAAGCGACGTTGGCCTGATTGGGTACGCTGATACCGGTGGGACGATCACGAACACGAGTCTCGTCGCCGTCGACGTCACGGGGTCAGGGGACGTGGGGAGTCTCGTCGGACACGCCTCGAGCGCCACGGTGACTGCGAGCAACGCGACCGGGGCCGTCACCGGGACCGGGAGCCAGTACACCGGTGGTCTCGTCGGGTACGCACAGTACAGCACGGTGAACAGGTCCTACACGGCTGTGAACGTCACTGGCCAGAACAACGTGGGTGGTCTCGTCGGCACCACTGCCGACGAGTATACAGTGATCGAACAGTCCTACGCGACCGGGACTGTGTCCGGCGACACCTGGGTGGGTGGCCTCGTCGGCGTCAATCGCGGCCCGACGAACGAATCGTACGCGATTGGCACCGTGACTGGTTCCAGTGACGTGGGCGGCATCGCCGGTCTGAATTACGGCACGATGAACGAGACCTACTGGGATGTCAGAGCGACGGGACAGACCACCTCGGCGGGCAACGCGACCGGACTCAGTTCGAGGGCGATGACTGGCCCACGCGCCTCGACGACCATGGCGGGCCTGAACTTCACGGCGACGTGGCAGACCGCCCCAGATAGCGCAACCAACGGCTACGTCGTTTCCTACCCGACGCTGCAGACCAACACACAGTCGCCGGCCCCATCCACGACGCTGTACGCCGCCGGGGACGGTACCGAGAGCGATCCGTACGACATCGCGAACTGGCATCACCTCAATAATACGCGCGAGAATCTCGCCGGCAACTTCACGCTCGTCGCCAACCTGACTGAGACGACCGACGGCTACGACTCGGTGGCGAACACCTCGGCCAACGGCGGTGCCGGATTCGCCCCGATCGGATACTACATCGACTCGGTGGACAACGATCCGTTCGCTGGGTCCTTCGAGGGCACCGGCTACGCGATTTCGAACCTGACGATCGATCGACCGACAGAGAGTCAGGTCGGTCTGTTCGGCGCTACAGGCACCAGCGCCACGATCACGAACGTCACTCTCGACGCGGTCAACGTCACTGGGGACCAGCAGGTCGGTGGCCTCCTCGGAGACAATGACGGCACGATCGACGATTCGGACGTTCGTGGCACCGTCACTGGCGTATTCAAAGTCGGTGTCCTCGCCGGCGAGAACGCCGGTACGGTCCGCGACTCGTACGCGACCGGCGATGTCAGTTCGAGTAATCGAATTGTCGGTGGGCTCGTCGGGTACAACACCGGACCGGTGACGACCTCCTATGCGACGGCGAACGTCACGGGCACCTACGCGGACGACGCCGGTGGCCTCGTCGGACAGAACGACGGCCCGGTGAACGAGTCATACGCTGTCGGGAACGTTTCCACTGGCGGCAGTAACGTCGGGGGCCTCGTCGGGAGCAACTACGCCACGGTGACTGACGCCTACTGGGACGTGAACACGACCGGCCAGACCACCTCGGCTGGCGGGACGGGGCTCACGACGCGCCAGCTTACGGCGAACACCAGCCTCGCCGGCTTCGAGTTTACGAACACCTGGAGCGTCGTGAACACCTCCGCCCAAGTTTCCTATCCGTACCTGCTGAACAACACGCAATCGCCGGCACCGGGCCTCCAGCAGGCGCCACTCTACGCTGGCGGCTCGGGCACTGCGGGCGATCCCTACGAAATCGCCACCTGGGGGCATCTCAACAACACGCGCGAGAACCTCGACGCGAACTACACCGTCGTCGCCGACCTCAACGAATCGACGACTGGCTACGATTCGGTGGCGAACGGATCCGCCAACGGCGGGGCCGGGTTCGCTCCGATCGGCGATTCCAGCACGCCATTTACCGGGACGTTCGACGGCGACGGATACATCATCGCGAACCTGACCATCGACCGGTCGAGTGAGAATTTCGTCGGTCTCTTCGGCAACGTGAGCAGTCGTGGAGCGATCGAGAACACCACTCTGGACAGCGTCTCCATCACCGGTGGGCAAGAGACCGGTGGTCTCGCTGGCCGACTGTACGGCACGGTGAATCGCTCGTCGGTTGACGGCACTGTCGACGGAACCGACTGGGTCGGCGTGGTCGTCGGCACCAACTACGGAACGGTGACCGACACGTACACGACGGGGTCGGCCACGGTGTCGACCCAGGACGTCGGCGGCCTCGTCGGCTGGAACGACGGAACGATCGAGGACTCGTATGCGAATAGCACCGTGACTGGCCCGGCGTCGTATTCTGATTCCGGGACTGGTGGGCTCGTCGGGCAGAACAAGGGGACCGTCGCACGATCGTACGCGACGGGTGGTGTGTCCACCGGCGCCGGTGACGTCGGGGGCCTGGTCGGGGTCAGCTCCGGCACGACGACCGATTCGTACTGGGACGTGAACACGACCGGTCAGGACAGTTCGGCTGGCGGGACGGCGCTGACGACCGCCGATCTGACCGGCTACTCCGCGCCCCACACCACGGCCCTTGACTTCGCGACCACGTGGGCGGTCGTGACCGACGGCGGCACCGCTTCGTACCCGTATCTGCAGGCCAACTCCCAGGCTCCCCGGCCAGGGCTGCGGACGCTGTACGCTGGCGGTTCGGGCGCAGACGCCACTCCCTACGAGATCACCGACTGGTCCGAACTCGACGCGGTCCGGGAGAATCCCGGCGCGAACTACACCGTCCTCGCCGACCTCGACGAGACCACGGCGGGCTACGATTCGTTGGCGAACGGATCCGCCAACGGCGGGCAGGGCTTCGACCCGATCGGCACCGACACAGACCGGTTCCTCGGCACGTTCGACGGCCAGGGCCACACGATCGCGAATCTGACGATCGACCGGTCGAGCGAGGATTACGTCGGTCTGTTCGGGGCCGTCGGGAAGAGCGGCGAGGGAACGGTCGTGGACCTCCATCTCGCGGCGGTGAACGTCACCGGTGACCGCTACGTCGGTGGTCTCGCTGGCGGGCACGGACGCGCAGTCCTGACGATCGAGACCGTTTCTGTCTCCGGGACGGTCGACGGGACCCGGTGGGTCGGCGGCCTCGTCGGTGCCAATCACGGCCTGATCGACACTGCCACTGCGACGGCGACGGTCGACGGGACGCGGTATATCGGTGGTCTCGTCGGGTCGAACGGCGGGACGGTGACCGCATCCGCAGCGAACGGTTCGGTCGAGGGCTCGACCGAGGTCGGTGGGCTCCTCGGAGCGAACGGTGGCACGGTGAACGAATCCCACGCGACTGGCCCCGTCACCGCGACCACTAGCGTCGGTGGTCTCGTCGGATCGAACACCGGCACGGTGAACACGTCGTACGCGACGGGGACGGTCTCGACGCCGTCGGGGAGTTCGAACCCCATCGATATCGGTGGCCTCGTCGGAACGAGCCCCGGCGGTCACGTCGAGCGCTCGAACGCGAGCGGACTCCTCGAGGCCCCGAACGCGACGCGCGTCGGTGGCCTCGTCGGATCGACCGTGGCCGAGGGTGGCCCGAAGACGGTCCTGCTGTCGAACGCGACCGGTGACGTCTCCGGTGGCGACACCGTCGGCGGACTGATCGGGACCAACGAGGGCGATCAGGTCACCGAGAGCTACGCGACGGGTGCCGTGACTGCGAGCAACGACACCGCCGGTGGCCTCGTCGGCATGAACACCGACTACGACGGAGCGAGTCTGTACAATGCGACCGTCTCGGACACCTACGCCACGGGTGCCGTGTCGGCGGGTGGCACGGACGTCGGCGGACTCGTCGGCAACAACACCGTCACGGACGGCGGCGAGAGCGTGATCGACGACTCCTACGCCGTCGGGGCCGTCTCCGGGTCAGCGTCCGTCGGCGGCCTCGTCGGCACGAACGATGGGACGGTCGCCAACGCCTACTGGGACACCCAGACGACCGAGCAAGACAGCTCTGCCGGTGGCACCGGACTCTCGACGGCGGATCTGAAAGGCTCGGCCGCGTCGGAGAACACGAATCTCGACTTTACGACCACGTGGGCCGTCATCTCCGGCGACCAGATCTCCTACCCTTATCTGTCGAACAACACCCAGTCACCAGCGCCTGGCCTGGGAGCTCCCCCAACCGAGGAGTCTGACGACACTGGGTCCAGTCGGACGGGACCGATCGTCATCGAGGATCCCGGCGACCAGACTGACCGTGGCGACCGTCGCGTCGTCCGGTCGAGGGTGGAACGTTCGGCTCCGGATGCGGCGTCGGTGACGGTGCCCGACGGATCCGCAGGAGCGACGGTCTCCGTCGACGGGAGCAACGAGACTGGCGAGGTCGAACCGCTCGCCCGGGCCGGGAACGTCTCGGTCGATGCCCTCGAACTCGACGTCGAGACCGACCGTGATCTCTGGCTGAACGTGACGACCTACGAGAACGACCGACGGCCGATCCGCGCGAACGGATCGAGTCCCGATTCCGCGTCCGCGGTGAGCGACGCGGCGCGAGCGTTCGAATCCGAGACGGGCACGGTTTCGGCGGGCTACGTCGAGGTGGCGCACAATCTGAACGAGGGCGACGTCTCAGAGGTCCGATTTAGCTTCACGCTCTCGAAGTCACGCCTCGACGCGCTCGGTGTCGACCGGGAGAACGTCACCCTGTATCGACAGGGCCCCGACGGCTGGGCCGACCTGCCGACGGAGTTCGTCGAGACGAGTGGCGACGAACACCGCTTCGCGGCGACGACACCCGGCTTCTCGGTGTTCGCGATCGGGACGGGCGCTTCGCAGTTCGAGGTGCGTGACGCCGCACT
- a CDS encoding ATPase domain-containing protein — protein sequence MTDSASADRVSTGIDGLDRILHGGLVPRRGYMIRGEPGAGKTTLGLHFLTEGIENGESTLYVNLEEDEDDITRNAESLGFDLSEVEFLDLSPTAEVFSEDQSYDVFEADEVEDDSVTAEIRDRVVNVDPDRVLVDPVTQLRYLIGDDQEFRKQVTGFMQLLKEQDATVLFTSQISSMTPDDDLQFISHGVINLQHTSSGRTIEVAKIRGSDMDGGRHAVRMTDEGLVVYPKLKPSAHRREFDPDQLPSGVPGIDQVLNGGLERGTITIISGPTGVGKTTLGAQFMKEAAGRGERSVIFEFEESLATFTGRCNAINIPVTEMFDRGTLQFEEIEAMSMSSDEFANMVREEVEDRDARIVMIDGTAGYRLSLRGDNDELVKELHTLCRYLKNMGVTVILVEEVTNITGEFKATERNLSYIADNIVFLRYLEVHGELRKAIGVLKKRMSGFERTLRAFDITEHGITVGDPLTNLRGILQGSPEFVDDAGDKPME from the coding sequence ATGACCGACAGCGCCAGCGCAGACCGCGTCTCGACTGGTATCGACGGCCTCGACCGCATCCTCCACGGCGGCCTCGTCCCCCGTCGCGGGTACATGATCCGTGGCGAACCCGGGGCCGGCAAGACGACGCTGGGGCTGCACTTTCTCACCGAGGGGATCGAAAACGGCGAGTCGACGCTGTACGTCAATCTCGAAGAGGACGAAGACGATATCACCCGCAACGCCGAATCGCTGGGGTTCGATCTCAGCGAGGTCGAGTTTCTCGACCTGTCGCCGACCGCAGAGGTGTTCAGCGAGGACCAGTCGTACGACGTCTTCGAGGCCGACGAAGTCGAGGACGATTCCGTCACCGCAGAGATTCGCGACCGCGTCGTGAACGTGGACCCGGACCGGGTCCTGGTCGATCCCGTCACGCAGTTACGCTATCTGATCGGTGACGACCAGGAGTTTCGCAAGCAGGTGACGGGGTTCATGCAGTTGCTCAAAGAGCAGGATGCGACCGTCCTGTTCACCTCCCAGATCAGTTCGATGACGCCCGACGACGACCTCCAGTTCATCAGTCACGGCGTGATCAACCTCCAGCATACCAGTTCAGGACGGACGATCGAAGTCGCGAAGATCCGTGGCTCGGACATGGACGGTGGGCGACACGCAGTCCGGATGACCGACGAGGGTCTCGTCGTCTACCCGAAGTTGAAACCGAGCGCGCACCGCCGGGAGTTCGACCCCGACCAGCTGCCCTCGGGCGTGCCCGGCATCGATCAGGTGTTGAACGGTGGACTCGAACGCGGGACGATCACGATCATCAGCGGGCCGACGGGCGTCGGGAAGACGACCCTGGGTGCGCAGTTCATGAAAGAGGCCGCCGGACGGGGCGAGCGGTCGGTCATCTTCGAGTTCGAGGAATCTCTCGCGACGTTCACGGGTCGGTGTAACGCCATAAACATTCCCGTCACAGAGATGTTCGACCGGGGGACGCTGCAGTTCGAGGAGATCGAGGCGATGTCGATGTCCTCTGACGAGTTCGCGAACATGGTTCGCGAGGAGGTCGAGGACCGCGATGCCCGGATCGTCATGATCGACGGGACCGCCGGCTACCGACTCTCTTTGAGGGGCGACAATGACGAACTCGTGAAGGAGCTCCACACCCTCTGTCGGTACCTCAAGAACATGGGGGTCACCGTCATCCTCGTCGAAGAGGTCACGAACATCACCGGCGAATTCAAAGCGACCGAGCGGAACCTCAGCTATATCGCCGACAACATCGTCTTTTTGCGGTATCTCGAGGTCCACGGCGAGTTGCGCAAGGCCATCGGCGTATTGAAAAAGCGGATGAGCGGCTTCGAACGGACGCTCAGAGCGTTCGACATCACCGAACACGGAATCACGGTGGGCGACCCGTTGACGAATCTCCGCGGAATCCTCCAGGGGAGCCCCGAGTTCGTCGACGACGCCGGCGATAAGCCGATGGAGTGA